In a genomic window of Helianthus annuus cultivar XRQ/B chromosome 10, HanXRQr2.0-SUNRISE, whole genome shotgun sequence:
- the LOC110883705 gene encoding uncharacterized protein LOC110883705, giving the protein MAAWNLFSSDEIRKKEREPERGENRLSRRRLRRRWSRPISTFPRHNTDLVRDSVNARQRTNFGSGQPGQIHFISTRFTHSRLGSVQVRVNISQRRPTSVDLVNIRVKLGQQQSIAVETRPGKVKRREISIDCYSY; this is encoded by the exons ATGGCAGCGTGGAATCTTTTCAGCAGTGACGAAATTAGGAAGAAAGAGAGGGAACCAGAGAGAGGAGAGAACCGGCTGAGCCGGCGCCGTCTCCGACGACGGTGGAGTCGTCCCATTTCGACGTTTCCTCGACATAACACCG aTTTGGTTCGAGACTCGGTCAATGCAAGACAGCGGACAAACTTCGGCTCGGGTCAGCCTGGACAGATTCATTTCATTTCGACCCGGTTCACTCACTCAAGACTTGGTTCGGTCCAG GTTCGGGTCAACATAAGTCAACGACGACCAACCTCAGTCGACTTGGTCAACATCCGAGTCAAACTCGGTCAACAGCAGTCAATCGCGGTCGAAACCAGACCCGGTAAAGTTAAACGACGCGAAATTAGTATAGATTGTTATAGTTACTAG